DNA from Cottoperca gobio chromosome 4, fCotGob3.1, whole genome shotgun sequence:
ACAGTGCATATGCTTATATATGTAGAGAGGCGTTATGTGGACTTCTATTGGATTTTGTGAGTAGTCTTGCTGCAGCATTTTGAACTTTCTGAAGTTAGAGAGGTTGTATTGAGTGAGGAATACAGCGAGTTACACAGTCTAACCCTAGTGTAATAAAAGCACAATATAAAGCTCTAAAACTAGATTTTGACAAACGGCTACTCAAGATTCTGCATAAGGCTCATATTAGATTAATATGTACACCATTATAACACTGACAGGGGGCAATTTCTGCCTTGTGAGTGTTTTTACTTGCAATAAAGCATTTTAATATTGCAGCATTGTAGATTTTACTTAGGAATCTGAATAGGACAGAGGATGTGGGAATATATCTCAGGAAATAGTCGCCAAAATAATTAggttaaatacaatttaatacacacaaaacattaaaattgtGTGGTAATGTGAAGCACACTACAACGACACAGAGTTCATCTAGTTTTAGTGGCTTTCCACTCAACAGTTGTCAAATCCAATTTGCCTTTTTgtcactgaaaaacaaacactggacTTTATGCAGTGAGGTCGTTGAGAGAAAGAGTTAACATATATTTTACAAACCTTTTGCACATATTCTCACACCTCAAAGTGAAGTTTGCATATTTGCTTTCCATCTCACTCCTTGTGGCAGTTAGCAGAGAAGTATGGGGATGTGTACAGCCTGAAAATGGGCCCCTCCTGGATAGTGGTGTTGAATGGCATCGACGCACTGCAAGAGGGTCTCACCAAAGGAGACCACCTGGTTGACCGCCCAGCTTTTCCACTTCATACTGATGTGTTGCCCGATCTAGGTAAAGACGTATTTCTAACCTTGTAGTCTGAAGATTACCTTCTCCATCACTGGGGGGCTGCAGCAGTTAGAAGTTCCACTCATTATGTGATCTGTATCCACACATgttataaaaagagaaattgaattaaaatcaTGAATTTGATGTTCTGTAATTGCAAATGAACCAAAGTTTAGACCAAATGttcatatgatgtgtgtgtgtgtgtgtttcatgacaAGTTTTCCTGTACAGCTTTGTTACATTTAAGATACATATTCCACGTATACATACAGTCTGTTTTATACTCCGTGAACTCATTTATATCACAATCTGCTTTTCTGAGATGATTCTTAATCTAAATGAATTCTTTTCTCACCAGGTATTATTTTTACGAATGGACATGTGTGGAAACAGCAGAGGCAATTCGCCCTCCTCACTCTCAAATACTTTGGCGTTGGCAAGAAATCCCTTGAATCTTCCATACTGGATGAATTTATGTACATGTCCAAAGAAATCACTGTTCACAAAGGTAAAGAATCTAATGCACGAATATCTAAAAGTGACCGTGCTGTGAAGCGGGTGTAATCCAAAGTCAAATACGTAAAGCTTCTTCATCTGTACTACacaattttcattttttaatatgtTCAACTGTCAAAGGCAAACCCATCGATCTACATCTCACGATGAACAACGCCGTCTCCAACATCATCTGCTCCCTGATTTTTGGTCATCGCTTTGAGTACGGTGATGAGACATTCATGCGGTTGATGAAGTTGTTTGTCAGAGGGCCCCAGCTCGAAGGCTCCATCTGGGCTCAGGTACTGCATTTCCAAAGCTATTATTAAAAGCTCCGAGCGTTCTACTGTTCTTGTGACATTCATGCATCTGAATACTTTTATCCTCATAAGTATTCATTGATCTTTTTATGTCACACATTAGGTTTTTGTTAAGTATTTGCTCTTTGATGTAAACGTGCTCTTAGTCTTCTCATTGATATCGGCAGCTGTACAACGCATTTCCTGCGTTGATGAGGCGTTTGCCGGGGCCACACCGCACCGTTCAAACACTTTATGGGGAGATATTGGATTTGATGAAAACAGAAATCAATAAGCACAAGGAAGACTGGAACCCCTCCGATCCCAGAGACTTCATCGACTGTTACCTGAATGAGATTGAGAAGGTTGGTGGACAGACTGAGCTAAtaaatcagcaactattttcataatcgattaattgtttcaaaaaacataaaacgtTTGCAGCTTTTCTATATTTTACGTGATTGTAAACTGAACATTTTGGGTTTTTTGACAGTTGATTGGATGAAATAAACTATTTCAGGACGTTACCTATAGGCTGTCGGCCATTTTgacactattttctgacattttattgaccaaataattaatcaaataattaaaacagataaaaaaataCTCGATTAATTGATAGTGAAAATAAGCCGTTGTTGCAGCACTAATTTAGAAGGTTTTGCACATATTCCTGAGGGaagaaaaagtataaaaatactgTTATTTGGCTTTAATATCAATAGAATTGACATTTTATGACTCCATATTCCTGTCTTACCATTTGAGTATGAAAAGCATTACGGGACCAACCAGTGCCTCCAGTTTATAGATGCTTTAAGTGGTCACTGTGTATATCAACGCTTAATCACAAGAGAAAATaggtttatatatgtatatatatgtacgcTCAATACAGACTTTGATGGTTTATAATTAGAAAACATATCAACAAATTATTGCAATAATAATTTAGCATTTCCAAAAGTAGTTGagtgtattttaaaatgcactGAAGTAAAAGAACAATtctcacaaaataaatatgaccAATACATGTTCAATAATCAATTTCTACCTCTGCCTTTAGGTTCTGCAAAATAGAAATATTCCAACAACAAGGCTAGTTCTTTTGGTGCAATTGTTGTAATCATATTTTAcatgtaaatattacatttaaattacatcAATAGTGTATTTTGGAAATGTTCAGCATCGGGACAAGAAGGATGAAGATGGTCGTTTTGATGAGGACAATCTGGCAATGTGTTCGTTTGATCTGTTCGGGGCTGGATCTGAGACCACAGCCACCACCCTGCGCTGGGCTTTCCTCTACATGGCAAAGTACCCTGAGATCCAGGGTGAGATCACACACAAGAAGTTTGTCAAGTTTGATTGGCAGAAATAAGTGCAAACCTGAATTACACAATCTGAATGAATTGATccctctgctgtcctgttgcaCAGCAAAGGTCCAGGCTGAGATAGACGGAGTGATTGGACAGTCCAGACAGCCGTCCATGGAAGATCGTGCAAACCTGCCCTACACTGACGCTGTCATACACGAGATCCAGAGGATGGGCAACGTAGTTCCTCTCAGCCTGCCTCATGTCACCATCAAGGAGGTCCAGCTGGGAGGCTACACAATCCCAAAGGTCAGTTCTCGTTTACAACTTTCATTCCACATACACGACCAAGTTGGGTCTTTATGAATTGACATTACGATTCCAATCACCAGGGAATTACAGTAATCCCCAATCTGACCTCGGTGATGTTCGACAAGAACGAGTGGGAGACGCCCAACACCTTCAACCCAGGACACTTTCTGAACGAGGAGGGCAAGTTTGTGAAGCCAGCTGCTTTCATCCCTTTCTCTGCTGGCAAGTACAATATCTTAACATGTTCAATATCGTAGGTTTAAGATATTGGACGAATAACAGCATCAATGATTGACTGGAATGCTACGTATTAGAAACGTATTATTTGAGAACATAATTATTTAGGTTTTATTGTAGGTTTCAAACACGGCCTGATGAATATTAGGTAGAAATGTTTCCTTTAGTTTCGCACTTTTTGTTAAGTTCCTAAGCATCCCTTCTGTAGTGTTTCCCCGTGAGAGCAAATAAAAGTACATCCTGCAATTTAAGCATAGCTGGAACCAAAGCtgtgtttcattttcaaacttgtggTCTTCAGCCCCTCAGTGACATTgcctcaagtgacatcacttgaggcaatttaTCAGACTTTCAGGAgccacaaaatactttttttcacaCATTGCGTAGTTACTCTTCAAGACCACGTGTAATGTGGGTGGAGCTGCCCTTTAAGTAATCATATCTGCAGACACTGGTGTGTCCAAGCAACACATGTATCATCTTAGGTGAAGATGCTTCAGAtgatagttttatttatttcattcgtCTGATTGCCGTGTGATTTTTCCTGCAGGTAAGCGGGTGTGTCTCGGGGAGAACCTGGCCAGGATGgagctcttcctcttcttcacctccttcaTGCAGCGCTTCACCTTCTCCATGCCTCCGGGTGTGGAGGCTGTGCTGAAGCCCCGTTTTGGCGTCATCCTTTCACCCAAACCCTTTGAAATCTGTGCCACTTCACGTGAAGAGTGATCCACCTCCTCATGCTTTCAGAGTAGCTTTTAGCTATGCTATTAGCATTTATCTGCAACGACTCCTAATAAATCATCTGGATCTTTAGCTtgctaaatgtttcactttcttcACAAGCTAGTCGCTTAGTTGATGACTGTCAACTAAGTGAAAGTGGAGCTTTAAGGTAAGACAAGAACAAGAAGTGTTAGCTTACTGTATTGTCCGGGATACAAGGTCCCCGTGGATAAGAAAGTCTTAAATCTAGTTTTTCATATCTAAAAATGTCCTAAAGTGTCTGGAATTgtaggagtgggggggggggggcattaatCTGGGTCTGGGTTCTGCGAGGTCTGTATTGTTCGATGCTCTGCagatatttatactttttttttatggcaTCTTATACTTTTATAGGTATTCAAGAGGTCTTAAAAGTCCTTTCATTTGACCTTCAAAAATATGCAGATCCCCTGGAGGAACCTCGAGGGTCGGGCTGATATGTAGATATGGTTCATCCGCACCACCATGATATTCAGTCACACTGCAGCTCAAACTGCAACTAACAAAAGTAGACACAGAGCTGATATTGTGAGACATTTAATAACTCTCAGCTGCCATATACAAACATGACAAATAATGAAACCATTGCACATTTTATATACTGAGGAATATTTCTCATGAATTGTAAACACATGATTGTGCACAGAACTGATTTAAAGATAATCGTCAACATACTTTATGATACGGTGATGTCCCTTTTTGTATTTCACCAGAGAGGCGTGCCCTCAGAAGAGCCGCAACACCACCTTAATAATTCTTATACGTTTAATTTTACAGTTCGCTCATCTGCCCTTCCTCTCTGGACACTGGGTTTTGTAGCCCACCCTGTAGGCCTGCAGGTACACACGTGCTTGGTTCATCCTGGAAACACAACCACAacgcatttattattattatacatctaACTTAACCTTTATGGTAAAACGATGGTCAACAGATGCTACTGTTAACATctctcacatttgtttttacatatttttcctgCGATAAATCCCCAACCTCTGCAACTTCACGCATTGCCTGATCCAGATCTAGAGAATGTAATAAGAAAAGTAGCCAACCTGTATTTAGTGCAAAGCTGAACTCCCAGTGGGCCGCAGCGGTCAACGTAACTCTCCCTAAACGCCTTTCTTACGGCTCGAGCCATGCTTACCACGGTGGTGACCACAGGGCACGTCctaggacacacacaaacacaagtgcaCATGAGAATACagtaagtaataataataacatttcatcATCTGCTCCACACTTGGGAAGAAGAAGCAGTGTTATTGGTGTGCAATCgacagaagtaaaaagctaatgtTAAGCaaactactaatactaatgtgCTTCATTAAAACTATTTGTTCACTGAAAAAAGCAGACCCGTAATGAGCAGTAGACAGACCACGGATTGAAGAAACGGCGTTGTTATTTGTaactcttgttgttgttgttgttgttgttcatacTTACAGTCTCTCACAGCGCAGGCCTGCGGTGCCCTCTGGACAGGTGCAGGTGTTGTGAGGACTGCATGTGGCCCCGTGCTGGCAGGGCGGCACACAGGGGGTGGTCACCGCTGCAGACACACCACACAGCAGGAGTCTTAATGCAAGGTGACGGCAAAGTCTTTTAaatacacgcgcacacacacatacacacacactaacccgTTTCACAGAGACTTCCAGTAAATCCATTGGCACAGCGGCACCTGTTGAGGCCCACACACACGCCCCCGTTCTTACAAGGTTTCTGACACTGAACCGGCTCTGAGGGAGACAGAAAACccaacatgcaataaattgtatgCTAAAAATGTATCGAGCATCTGTTACTGTTAAAGGGAGCATTGGTTATGTTATTTGAATAAGGACATCAGTATGACCTAAGAGTTAGAACAGTGAGCTGGAAAAGTGGCCAAGAGAAACTGGACTGGAAGCAATTCTCTTTGGTTATTTACCTtaccttattttattttatatatatatatatatatatatatatatatatatatatatatatacacatatatattatttttgtatatatttatttattttttaatatatatatatcgttttttttttatatcatatatattttctttttatatcatatatatatatatatatttttatatcatatatatattttatttaaaaatatatatatcatatatatatatatatatatatatatgtaatataaaaaaaatatatatatatgatataaaaaaactatattatgtattttcctttacattcttttatattttgtatttatattttttatatcatatatatatataatataaatatatatatatatatatatatgatataaaaaaactgtatattatgtattttcctttacattcttttatattttgcatcCATGAAGCCATTTTAGCTCacaattaaagtaaagtaaagtacaaaaaaGTCTCAAGGGGGAATTTTATCACCCAAGAAAAACTGCAGAAAGcagcaaagagaagaagaagaagaacccaTCAACCAGAGACAACTCTGCTGACCCACAGCTGGCAACCACACAAACCCCCATTTAAAAAGCCCAACAGCTGATGGAATAATGGAACCTCATATAGTGTCTCCTCTGGGAGGTGCGTCCTAATGGAAGCAAATTAAACTTAGTGTGCAAAAGGAGCCGGGAGCCACGGACAGATTCAGCACCTCATCAAAGTAAAAAGACTTATTGTATCATTTATTCATAACCCTTTAGTCTTTTGCATACATTTGCACAAGCAGGGAACAATTTTCATGACTTTTCCTTTGACGATGATTTGttactgataataatattgCTTCACAGGTTTTACTATATTGAAACACAGGTGACTATTTGTAAGGTCCTGCAAAGAGTGAGTGTCATGTCACCTATCTGGCAGCGAGCTCCTTTCCATCCACTAACACATGTGCATTTGTTGACATCCACACATCTTCCCCCATTCCGGCAGGCAGGACTGCACATggctgcaaaacacacacacatagaggtAGAGGAGCTGTGTTGGAAAATGACACTTAGAGGTATATTGtgtaatataaacattttagatTACCCGCTGCTTTTTCCATCATGGTATAACACATGTTTCCCCAGGCAGGCAGGGAGGCAGTGGGACCTGCATGCCTGGTGTAACTGATGCCAGATGTGTTGGTGGTTTTGTTACTCACGCAAGAGGCACTGCAGGCCGGTGTAGTCAGAGGGACACTGGCAGGTATCAGGCCCCACACAGCGACCACCGTTAGCACAGGGCAGCTCACACACCGctgagaggaaacaaaacaatcttgTAAATGCTTATGCAATAGTGTTTTTCTAGTGCAGTGCATGCTGCTACAGAAGTGGGGCAGTCttttgtctcccccctctggtAGTGAGAGTAATCACCATATGGGAGCTTTGGAGGAGTATAGCAGAAGTTAGATTTCTGGAGTAGAAAAAACTCAGCAATCAGGGAAAggattaaagttgttttttttaaagagcgcTCCTGGATGCTGGGGAGATGAGGCCAGCGATACGCTTTATCAGAATTGTTTTTGGTAAGCGCTTGAATTTAGGGGACGTTCATTTACATGTAAAAGTCCCGCACTCCACCTTTAAACGTCAGAGGCGCTGTACCTGTGTGGCAGCCTGCTCCGGTCCAGCCAGGAAGACACAGGCACTTGTTCCAGCGCATACAGGTACCTCCATGGGCACAGGGTGGGGAGCACATGgctgaaatacacaatcaaCATATTTATCATAGCAAATAACTGTGAAATCATCCATGTACAGTACAACAGTCGAAGGTTTGTACCTGAACAGCCCAGACCAGGATAGCCTGGAGGACAGTCGCAGCTGTTTGGGCCCACGCACACTCCATCGTTCTGACAGGGAAGGTTACACACAGCTGTAATGGCAGAgaaattaatgttttaacttttgctaatacttttgtttgcAAGATTCATCAAAGTCGACGTCTAAGCTGTTTGATGTTTGACTCACGCTGGCACTTGGTGAGGTCGTCGGTTTGCACTTCGTACCCCTCCCTGCAGGTGCAGTTAAACCCACCAGGATGGTTCACACAGAGCTGCTCGCAGCCTCCCTTTGTGAAGTCCCCGCACTCGTTCACATCTTACATGACGGCGGGAGACAAGCAGAcgtttaaaaacagaaaaacaatctgcagtcttgtttgtttgtttccttttggGCCGAGGGACGAGGGAAGCTTGTCTGTGTGCACACGAGCTTATCGTCCCAGGAAGACGCGGCCACAGAACAGTCCTTAGATTTAACCCGGCTGATGGGATTTCTTTTAATGAACATGTTCAGTCTGACACGTGCAAAatagatgaaaaataaatcccaTTTGCTGCAGGGATATGAGTGGAATGTATAAACAGCTTAATTTCAGGGATGAAATATGTACAACAGGGAAGGTGGCAGTGAGGACATGAAGTCTCACCCACGCAGCTCCTCTGGTCTTCTCCCAACTTCCAGCCTGCTCCACAGCTACACCGGACCTGACCCTCGGCCCTCACGGTACATGTGTGGTCGCAACCACCGTTCCTCAGCTTGCAAGATGTAACATCTGTACAGGTGAGAAAGAAATGATTATAACGCTGAATATTTACAGATTATAATAAAAGTTGAACAAACAATGAATCTGTCGTTtttcaagaaaaacaaataaataaataattttccaGCTAACTGAACATCTTTAATGTTTTGAAATGGACAAGTTACATCCATTGTTAGAATTAAATGTCTTTGAAACTGTGATACAGTATCCAGGCTACAGTCAAGTCATGGGAGACTACATTTAGGAAATAAGAAAAGCAGTTAAATAGGTGCAATTATTGCAATGAGGAACGTACTGCTGCAGGTGAGGTTGTCTGTGTgtagcagcagaggaggagggcagTGGCAAATGTGTCCTCCTGGGGAGTTGGTGCAGGTGTGAGAGCAGCCGCCACGCTGGAGTTTACATTCATCAATatctgagcacacacacacacacacacacacacacacacacacacacacaatgagaacATGAGATAACATATTGATGGcagtttctgtctcttctgcatGTAAATCATCCTCTCTAAATGACTAAAATGAGTAGGTAAACAGTGAGAAGTGAAACAGTGTCGCTGAGTGACTGACCCACGCAGGTGTGGCCATCGATGTGCAACTGGTAGCCGGGCCTGCAGGAGCAGAGGAAAGATCCCTGAGTGTTGATGCAAATGTGCTTGCAGGTCCCATTCAGCTCCAAACACTCATCCACATCTGGGGGATCAGAAACATTTAGTTAACTCTTCTCTAATGGCACAACACGGCTCCATGTTTTTGTAAGGGCTCATTCAGACTTCAGTCAAACACTATGTGCAAAGGAGGACAAGGAGAAAATGTCAGGCCGTAAAAGTCCTTTTAATTGGTCACCATGTCTCCGCTGTACGGCAACATTTTCAACTACTgctgtgttcgtgtgtgtgtgtgtgtgtgtgtgtgtgtgtgtgtgtgtgtgtgtgtgtgtgtgtgtgagagaggaaaatTGCAAAAGCTTCATGTTTCGGTACCCTACCAGGCTGATCTGGTCAGAAAACAAGGGATTCAACAAGCATGCAGGTTTATTCAAATATGCCGCCCCCATCCAATTATCTCCAACATCGGCATGAGAACTAACTTCTGGAAAGTTTCGCAAGGCGGACTTAAAGAGGGAGGACGTGTATATTCAGATAGAAAGTAGGAGAAAtaagttagcttagcttagcatagggagaaacagctagcctgtctgAATCTGCCTACTAACTCTAAAGTTTACTActcaacatgtgttttgttattttgtgttattgtgtttgttgttacCGTCTCTGTGCAGAGCCATACTATTCCCTTCATCACATAAAAGTTGGAGTGAATGGATCAGCACCTGACTCCTGACCTGGGGTTTTTACCTGTGCAGTTGAGTCCACCCGGGTGCAGCTGGTAGCCGGAGGCACACCGGCAGCTGAACCTTCCTGGTTGGTTGGAGCAGTTGTGTTGACAGTAGCCGTTGTTTAGAGCACACTCATCAATGTCTGTAAACAAGGACAATCCTGAAGGACTGGTGTCCGAAGAGTGCTGTGTGACACACGCAGGTAACTGTTTGCATGACACAAGTATCACTGGCAGATACTGAGACACGCACaagtggaaaacacacacacacacacacacacttgcttacCCACCAAAACAAGAGTGTCCATCTCCATTGAAGCCCTGGTAGCATTGGCAGAAATAAGAGCCAATGATGTTGCCACAACGAGCGTTGGTGTCACACCCGTGACCACCTGACGCACACTCATTCTCGTCTGGAAGGAGagagcgcgcacacacacacacacacacacacacacacacacacacacacacacacacacacacacacacacacacacacacacacacacacacacacacacacacacacacagttcagttcATTTCCATTTAATAATCATTAGTCTGCCACTCGGGATCATTTTTAATGGAAGGCATAACGGCGAGCATTAAAACAAGCGCACACAGGGAAGTTGACCCCGGCTACAGGAAACTCAGTTTTCCATGGAGGGACGTCAGCACTAATTACTTACCTTCGCAGTGTGTGCCGTTTCCCCGGTAACCTGGTCGGCAAACACACTTGTAGCTCCCAAGCgtgttctcacacacacctagACCATCACACACCGCAGGACTCTCCGTGCATTCATCCACATctgggacagaggaggagaacgCTACATGCATCAAGTATTTGACTTTTCCATTCGCTTGTTGCTCCGacatcatttgcatttaaacTTCTTACTGCTCAGTAAAAAAAAGCAACTGTTGTGTAATCCAGACCCCAATCAAGTCCTTATTTAGAATCCTGACCCTGCAACACTATGGGGAGATGTTCTAATATAAGACCCCGTGTCCAACTTCACAGCCATGACTTTGCTGTAGCAGTTTGTAAAGGAATTGCACGTACgtaaatagtattaaaatatCAAGATATTACAAGAAACTCTTTTAAAGATGGCCCTTAAACTTTGCTTATGTTTTGTTTCTCATAGAAACCCCTTAAATACTACACTCTGGCACTTTAAGCATTGGAAAGCACATCGTACCTTGACACACGCTGTAGTCTGGACACACAGGACCTGAGACCGGAAATGCAGAAGAGTCACAGAGAAAAGACGAGGGAGATCGAGTATTGGGAAGATttgagagaggacaagagacaTTAAAGGAAAGGTGAAAGAGCGGAGagagcaaacaacaacaaaagtacAAACAACACAAGCGAGCAGCAAAGCAGCAGATTAAagctctctcttccttcctgtcAGCAGAAGTTATTAAGTCTGGTGAACTCAAGGGGAATGATTAGAAACACTCAAATCTGGACATCAGTCTCATCAACACCAGACTTACCAACACAGGCGGGGGCCTCTGCTCTGAAGCCTTTCCGGCACTGACACACAAAGCTGCCGGGAGTGTTCACGCACACGTTTCCCAGCTCACGGCGACACTGCTCCTCGAAGCTGCACTCATCCACGTCTACGGAGAAGAGAAGGCAAGAAATATAAACAGGGATGTCACAGAGGTAATGTGTAACAACACCcacagaggaaggaaggaagacgTGTTAGCCCTCACTGCTACCTCAGTGTAGCTGCTCTAAGTATAAACACgagatatttaatttatgtatttgATAGGGACGATGCAATTTAACATAGTTCCAATACAGAGCAGGAAACTGCTGAGTTTGCAGAAATTGCAAATGTGTCCCTCTGTGTTATTCTTGTACAATGTAGTTAAAATATAAAGCTTTCAGTATTAAAAACCACAATACACTACAAATATAGACATAATATAAATGACACATAACACAATACACCTTGATaaatgcagatttgtttttaggatGTGGTATTGCTTCGAGTTACTATCTAGTCTCTGCGGCTGGACtgttaacacatttaaaaaacaaaaatgagtaAAGCTCTCAAAGCCTCTTTTCAGTTTGTGACACTGATGCCACCGGCGACCCTTTAATGCATTACTTTCAGCGCCTGATGGTATAAGGATGGAAGATGTTTGATGGCGCATGAGCCCCGACTgtcacacagtacacacacacatagagaaaaTGCATTAAGAAGAAGCGTCTGAGAGACCAGCAGATGTTGACATCAGCCTCACCTACGCAGCTTTGTCCATTTAGAGCCATTACATATCCTGAGAGGCACGAGCAGGTGAAGGAGCCAGCCGTGTTTCTGCATTCAGCGTCACCCTGACAGGCCTGCAGGCCCGTCACTGCGGCCAGAGCACACTCGTCTATATCTGTAAACACCCACAAGGCACACGTGCATTAAGAACGCACTGCATCGTGCTATAATAGTAC
Protein-coding regions in this window:
- the LOC115006992 gene encoding cytochrome P450 2J2-like; its protein translation is MDRPSGVSGSSVWLWLDGRCLLLFTVVLLVIAECLRTRRPSSFPPGPWNFPLVGNIFSLDFSNLHTDMTKLAEKYGDVYSLKMGPSWIVVLNGIDALQEGLTKGDHLVDRPAFPLHTDVLPDLGIIFTNGHVWKQQRQFALLTLKYFGVGKKSLESSILDEFMYMSKEITVHKGKPIDLHLTMNNAVSNIICSLIFGHRFEYGDETFMRLMKLFVRGPQLEGSIWAQLYNAFPALMRRLPGPHRTVQTLYGEILDLMKTEINKHKEDWNPSDPRDFIDCYLNEIEKHRDKKDEDGRFDEDNLAMCSFDLFGAGSETTATTLRWAFLYMAKYPEIQAKVQAEIDGVIGQSRQPSMEDRANLPYTDAVIHEIQRMGNVVPLSLPHVTIKEVQLGGYTIPKGITVIPNLTSVMFDKNEWETPNTFNPGHFLNEEGKFVKPAAFIPFSAGKRVCLGENLARMELFLFFTSFMQRFTFSMPPGVEAVLKPRFGVILSPKPFEICATSREE
- the LOC115007279 gene encoding fibropellin-1 isoform X1, whose product is MPHLRTLLSALLLVLSVSEPLNSPEENENEVLIQAEAEHTKSQTSDVTQNAIGNLSETTPSHTPTTVAPLTTTVSPSPSVAPQCPGNQVMLENSTGCSCPSGMVKDGGNCTCPVGFTLEGAAGCKDVDECEGQGPGQCALHGSCTNTPGSYTCSCVRGYLMGAAGCHDIDECALAAVTGLQACQGDAECRNTAGSFTCSCLSGYVMALNGQSCVDVDECSFEEQCRRELGNVCVNTPGSFVCQCRKGFRAEAPACVGPVCPDYSVCQDVDECTESPAVCDGLGVCENTLGSYKCVCRPGYRGNGTHCEDENECASGGHGCDTNARCGNIIGSYFCQCYQGFNGDGHSCFDIDECALNNGYCQHNCSNQPGRFSCRCASGYQLHPGGLNCTDVDECLELNGTCKHICINTQGSFLCSCRPGYQLHIDGHTCVDIDECKLQRGGCSHTCTNSPGGHICHCPPPLLLHTDNLTCSNVTSCKLRNGGCDHTCTVRAEGQVRCSCGAGWKLGEDQRSCVDVNECGDFTKGGCEQLCVNHPGGFNCTCREGYEVQTDDLTKCQPVCNLPCQNDGVCVGPNSCDCPPGYPGLGCSAMCSPPCAHGGTCMRWNKCLCLPGWTGAGCHTAVCELPCANGGRCVGPDTCQCPSDYTGLQCLLPMCSPACRNGGRCVDVNKCTCVSGWKGARCQIEPVQCQKPCKNGGVCVGLNRCRCANGFTGSLCETAVTTPCVPPCQHGATCSPHNTCTCPEGTAGLRCERLTCPVVTTVVSMARAVRKAFRESYVDRCGPLGVQLCTKYRMNQARVYLQAYRVGYKTQCPERKGR
- the LOC115007279 gene encoding fibrillin-2 isoform X2 yields the protein MPHLRTLLSALLLVLSVSEPLNSPEENENEVLIQAEAEHTKSQTSDVTQNAIGNLSETTPSHTPTTVAPLTTTVSPSPSVAPQCPGNQVMLENSTGCSCPSGMVKDGGNCTCPVGFTLEGAAGCKDVDECEGQGPGQCALHGSCTNTPGSYTCSCVRGYLMGAAGCHDIDECALAAVTGLQACQGDAECRNTAGSFTCSCLSGYVMALNGQSCVDVDECSFEEQCRRELGNVCVNTPGSFVCQCRKGFRAEAPACVDVDECTESPAVCDGLGVCENTLGSYKCVCRPGYRGNGTHCEDENECASGGHGCDTNARCGNIIGSYFCQCYQGFNGDGHSCFDIDECALNNGYCQHNCSNQPGRFSCRCASGYQLHPGGLNCTDVDECLELNGTCKHICINTQGSFLCSCRPGYQLHIDGHTCVDIDECKLQRGGCSHTCTNSPGGHICHCPPPLLLHTDNLTCSNVTSCKLRNGGCDHTCTVRAEGQVRCSCGAGWKLGEDQRSCVDVNECGDFTKGGCEQLCVNHPGGFNCTCREGYEVQTDDLTKCQPVCNLPCQNDGVCVGPNSCDCPPGYPGLGCSAMCSPPCAHGGTCMRWNKCLCLPGWTGAGCHTAVCELPCANGGRCVGPDTCQCPSDYTGLQCLLPMCSPACRNGGRCVDVNKCTCVSGWKGARCQIEPVQCQKPCKNGGVCVGLNRCRCANGFTGSLCETAVTTPCVPPCQHGATCSPHNTCTCPEGTAGLRCERLTCPVVTTVVSMARAVRKAFRESYVDRCGPLGVQLCTKYRMNQARVYLQAYRVGYKTQCPERKGR